A single region of the Deefgea piscis genome encodes:
- a CDS encoding acyltransferase: MVWLDNSRIIAIFAVVLLHISARVVIQSDIGTTHWWIGNFYDSLVRWCVPVFVMISGALLLDPSKKEDLKTFYLKRLSRILIPLIFWSAFFLLFANWQNPIQGEPLPILEWAQIILSGRPYYHMWFLYMIIILYLFTPFFRKIVANSSKNEISILILLTLTLSALNSFLLPESNIFINWFLSYIPYFFLGYLIKEDQSNYPSPILWGVFLASVILTAAGCYVVATKEGLEAGLYFYHYLSVTVIPMSISAFYLLKKLTKPIGSMAFTKKIAALTLGVYLIHPIVINIINSAGYGPLNFHPLVSIPAITVVVFSLSLITAWLINTVPHLKRVI, from the coding sequence ATGGTTTGGCTGGACAATTCAAGAATAATCGCAATTTTTGCAGTAGTACTTTTACACATTTCAGCGCGCGTTGTGATTCAAAGTGATATTGGCACCACCCATTGGTGGATTGGCAATTTTTATGATTCGCTCGTTAGATGGTGCGTTCCAGTGTTTGTCATGATTAGTGGTGCATTATTACTTGACCCAAGCAAAAAAGAAGACTTAAAAACTTTTTACTTAAAAAGATTGTCACGGATATTAATACCACTTATTTTTTGGTCGGCTTTTTTCTTGCTTTTTGCCAACTGGCAAAACCCTATCCAAGGTGAGCCCCTGCCAATCTTAGAATGGGCTCAGATCATTTTATCTGGCCGTCCGTATTATCATATGTGGTTTCTGTATATGATCATCATTCTCTATTTGTTTACGCCATTTTTCAGAAAAATAGTTGCAAACTCATCAAAAAATGAAATTTCAATCCTTATTTTATTAACATTAACCCTGTCAGCATTAAACAGCTTTTTATTGCCAGAATCTAATATTTTTATTAACTGGTTTCTATCTTACATACCCTACTTCTTTCTTGGTTATTTAATCAAGGAAGACCAGAGTAACTATCCAAGTCCTATTTTATGGGGTGTATTTCTTGCATCGGTTATTTTGACTGCGGCAGGATGTTATGTTGTTGCAACAAAAGAAGGTTTAGAGGCTGGGCTATATTTTTATCATTATTTAAGTGTTACCGTAATTCCTATGTCGATCAGTGCTTTTTATCTACTTAAGAAATTAACCAAGCCGATTGGCAGTATGGCGTTTACTAAAAAAATAGCCGCATTAACGCTAGGCGTTTATCTAATACATCCAATAGTAATTAATATAATTAATTCTGCTGGTTACGGCCCGCTCAATTTTCATCCTTTAGTCTCAATTCCCGCTATCACTGTTGTTGTTTTTAGTTTGTCTTTAATTACTGCTTGGCTCATTAATACAGTGCCCCACCTAAAGCGAGTGATTTAA
- a CDS encoding YkgJ family cysteine cluster protein has product MTFQCRPLCAACCTAPSISSPIPGMPNGKPAGVPCIQLDENLACKIFGQPERPAVCAGLQPSAEMCGENTAQAMFYLTQLEIATAPQNLPR; this is encoded by the coding sequence ATGACTTTTCAATGCCGCCCCCTGTGTGCCGCCTGCTGCACCGCCCCTTCTATCTCTAGCCCGATTCCCGGCATGCCCAATGGCAAGCCCGCCGGAGTGCCGTGCATTCAACTCGACGAAAATCTAGCCTGCAAAATCTTTGGCCAGCCAGAGCGCCCAGCCGTCTGCGCTGGGCTGCAACCGTCAGCAGAAATGTGCGGCGAGAATACAGCGCAGGCGATGTTTTATTTAACGCAGCTTGAAATCGCCACCGCGCCGCAAAATCTGCCGCGCTAA
- a CDS encoding phospholipid carrier-dependent glycosyltransferase: MLARQWAMIILLGLLLPILSSLAHAETAANLLHNADAETTSPSGGAAGWTFDHWTQGEPASQASRDTTVSHSGSAALKISLPQGDDGKLTQAVPVEPNTWYRLSGWVKTAGIPNEVKTGANLSVIDAMEFVGDIKGDQDWQQIVAWGKTGPEQKEIKVAARLGFYGSLATGTAWFDDLSLSQSEPPAGAKIISFTPPPPAPAVSSSPSAALVNSVVIGASLAFLLLAWLAIQNRSALNQPFATLADGTRSWQQTAPALALIALVILAKAWGAGSYLGYTQDVGTFSAWALDMYSRGFAGFYQPGYFADYPPGYITVLWLVGAISNNFGIHYGTPGFLVLLKMPAMLADIAGVVFLLYVAREQHRAWALIAALLWLLNPLAIVTSAFWGQVDSIFTLILAASFLMLERRRIVLAASLYAVAVLFKPQALLVGPIALIALLSLRDRTLQLKALAAAVGTFVLLSLPFTISREPLWIFSLYGGTLASYNYLTLNAFNLYALLGQNWLPNETLLLGLQVSTWAWVLTLSALAAVCWGVIASPQRGPATGRFLYGAFAIFVLFFVLGPKMHERYLFPAAFMGLTAFLVIGDKRVLWLAITASLSTFANTLITLDMMTRLQSSQVPNSNGFMLLCSLVNVILLIQTLRIGYDIFWRGQIKTDTDTDQTESLDTADQALPQSPRADLCEPLPLAPVSRSAWLALAGICLLYSIAAFTYLGNFASPQKFWQPHIGTDSAVYDLGQIKSVASVQYHHGLGTGEYALAWSTDGQNWVNSTGIIVDNRFAEFRWRSVPANLAARYLKVNLSTGALQMNELALRDHQGQLLALQQISGPSQANALIDEQDKTATQSTALNGMYFDEVYHAHSAWEILQGIDATENTHPPLGKIIIAIGVAIFGMNPFGFRFMGVTFGILMLPVFFGLSRRLLRSEPFALLATALLAVDFMHFTQTRIATIDTYGVFFILASAYWMLRFMQSEPAKNHWQTDIKSLLLCGTMFGLGAASKWIVLYHGVGLAALYTWHLWRQAQVARQLPPALPDQRGYTQWLIQTLLVSVLGFIVIPLLIYTAAYIPLMQATGQGIGGMLANQSSMLQYHSQLKATHPFSSFWYEWPTMAKPMWYYGGSEWTGPAKVSTIIAFGNPITWYLGTLAFLVLLGWRMLLANAKTSAALWTLSAQQKMAMGFILIAGLAQFLPWAVIPRKLVFIYHFFASVPFIILALVWLLQTVQLNNANRTWAKYLPWSVFGVALILFIAYFPAISGLPVPRGWLEFISHGPIALYF; encoded by the coding sequence ATGCTAGCCCGCCAATGGGCGATGATTATTCTGCTGGGATTATTACTCCCAATCCTCAGCAGCCTTGCGCATGCCGAAACTGCGGCCAATTTATTGCACAATGCCGACGCCGAAACGACGAGCCCATCGGGCGGTGCCGCTGGCTGGACTTTTGATCATTGGACGCAAGGCGAGCCCGCCAGTCAGGCTAGCCGCGATACCACGGTCAGCCATAGCGGCAGCGCAGCGCTCAAAATCAGCCTGCCGCAAGGCGATGATGGCAAACTCACCCAAGCCGTGCCGGTTGAACCCAATACCTGGTATCGACTATCGGGCTGGGTGAAAACCGCCGGTATTCCCAATGAAGTCAAAACTGGCGCTAATCTGAGCGTCATTGATGCAATGGAATTTGTTGGCGATATCAAAGGCGATCAAGACTGGCAACAAATCGTCGCTTGGGGCAAAACCGGCCCCGAGCAAAAAGAAATCAAAGTCGCCGCTCGGCTGGGGTTTTACGGCAGCTTAGCTACCGGCACCGCCTGGTTTGACGATCTGAGTCTAAGCCAAAGCGAGCCGCCAGCGGGCGCAAAAATCATCAGCTTTACGCCACCACCGCCTGCACCAGCGGTCTCATCTAGCCCTTCTGCCGCGCTGGTCAATAGCGTGGTCATTGGCGCCAGCTTGGCTTTTTTACTCTTAGCATGGCTCGCCATCCAAAACCGCAGCGCACTCAATCAACCCTTTGCTACGTTGGCCGATGGTACTCGCTCTTGGCAGCAAACTGCGCCCGCACTGGCTTTAATCGCCCTAGTGATTTTGGCTAAAGCGTGGGGCGCGGGGTCATACCTTGGCTACACCCAAGACGTTGGCACATTTAGCGCATGGGCGCTCGATATGTATAGCCGAGGCTTTGCTGGCTTTTATCAGCCGGGTTATTTTGCCGATTATCCACCCGGCTATATCACCGTACTGTGGCTGGTTGGCGCGATCTCCAACAACTTTGGCATTCATTACGGCACGCCGGGATTTTTGGTATTACTCAAAATGCCAGCCATGCTGGCCGATATTGCCGGGGTGGTGTTTTTACTTTACGTGGCGCGCGAGCAGCATCGCGCATGGGCGCTGATCGCGGCGCTGTTATGGTTACTCAACCCTTTAGCCATCGTCACATCCGCATTTTGGGGACAGGTCGATAGTATTTTTACGCTGATTTTAGCCGCGTCATTTTTAATGCTCGAGCGTCGCCGCATCGTCTTGGCGGCCAGTTTATACGCCGTTGCTGTGCTGTTTAAGCCGCAGGCTTTATTGGTCGGGCCAATTGCCTTAATCGCGCTATTGTCGCTGCGTGATCGAACTTTACAGCTCAAAGCACTCGCAGCCGCCGTCGGCACTTTTGTTTTGCTGTCACTGCCGTTTACCATTTCACGCGAACCCTTGTGGATTTTCAGTCTCTATGGCGGCACGCTGGCCAGCTACAACTACCTCACGCTGAATGCGTTTAATCTTTACGCGCTGCTGGGACAAAATTGGCTGCCCAATGAAACGCTATTGCTTGGTTTGCAAGTGAGTACTTGGGCTTGGGTGCTGACATTAAGCGCCTTGGCTGCCGTCTGCTGGGGCGTGATCGCCAGCCCGCAACGCGGCCCAGCCACTGGCCGATTCTTGTATGGCGCTTTTGCCATTTTTGTACTGTTTTTCGTGCTTGGCCCCAAAATGCACGAGCGCTATTTATTCCCAGCTGCCTTTATGGGTTTAACGGCATTTTTGGTCATCGGTGACAAACGCGTGCTGTGGTTGGCCATCACCGCCAGCTTAAGCACCTTTGCCAATACGCTGATCACGCTCGATATGATGACGCGGCTACAAAGCTCGCAAGTCCCCAATAGCAACGGCTTTATGCTGCTATGCAGCTTGGTGAATGTGATTTTACTGATCCAAACCTTGCGCATTGGCTACGATATTTTTTGGCGTGGCCAAATCAAAACCGATACTGATACCGATCAAACTGAATCACTCGATACCGCCGATCAAGCACTACCGCAGTCGCCCCGCGCTGATCTATGCGAGCCATTACCGCTAGCGCCGGTGAGCCGCTCTGCTTGGTTGGCCTTGGCTGGGATTTGCCTGCTGTACAGCATTGCCGCCTTTACCTATCTGGGCAATTTTGCTTCGCCGCAAAAATTCTGGCAGCCCCATATTGGCACGGACTCGGCAGTATATGACTTGGGCCAAATTAAATCGGTGGCTAGCGTGCAATACCACCATGGTTTAGGCACAGGTGAATATGCGCTCGCTTGGTCGACAGATGGGCAAAACTGGGTGAACAGCACCGGGATTATTGTGGATAATCGCTTCGCCGAATTTCGCTGGCGCAGCGTGCCCGCCAATCTGGCGGCGCGCTATTTGAAGGTCAACCTCAGCACCGGCGCCTTGCAAATGAACGAGCTGGCGCTGCGCGACCATCAAGGGCAATTACTCGCGCTACAGCAAATCAGCGGTCCAAGCCAAGCCAATGCCTTGATTGATGAACAAGACAAAACCGCCACGCAATCGACTGCGCTCAATGGCATGTATTTTGACGAGGTGTATCACGCGCACAGCGCTTGGGAAATCCTGCAAGGCATTGACGCCACCGAAAACACCCACCCACCTTTGGGTAAAATCATCATCGCCATCGGCGTGGCCATTTTTGGCATGAATCCTTTTGGCTTTCGCTTTATGGGCGTGACCTTTGGGATTTTGATGCTGCCGGTGTTTTTTGGCCTATCGCGGCGGTTATTACGCTCCGAGCCATTTGCACTGTTGGCCACCGCGTTGTTGGCCGTCGATTTTATGCATTTCACGCAAACGCGTATTGCCACCATTGACACCTATGGCGTGTTTTTCATCCTCGCCAGCGCGTATTGGATGTTGCGCTTTATGCAAAGCGAGCCCGCCAAAAACCACTGGCAAACCGATATCAAGTCGCTCTTACTGTGCGGCACGATGTTTGGCCTAGGTGCGGCCAGTAAATGGATTGTGCTGTATCACGGCGTTGGCCTTGCGGCACTTTATACTTGGCATCTGTGGCGACAAGCCCAAGTCGCGCGCCAATTGCCGCCGGCGCTACCTGATCAGCGCGGCTATACACAATGGCTGATCCAAACGCTTTTGGTTTCGGTACTGGGGTTTATTGTGATTCCGCTACTGATTTATACCGCCGCGTATATTCCGCTCATGCAAGCCACTGGCCAAGGTATTGGCGGTATGCTCGCTAACCAAAGCAGCATGTTGCAATACCATAGCCAGCTAAAAGCCACCCACCCCTTTAGCTCGTTCTGGTATGAATGGCCGACAATGGCTAAACCAATGTGGTATTACGGCGGCAGCGAATGGACGGGGCCAGCCAAAGTCTCAACCATTATTGCTTTTGGCAACCCAATCACTTGGTATTTGGGCACCTTGGCGTTTTTAGTGCTGCTCGGCTGGAGAATGCTGCTGGCGAATGCCAAAACCAGCGCCGCACTCTGGACGCTGAGCGCACAGCAAAAAATGGCGATGGGCTTTATCCTGATTGCCGGCTTGGCGCAGTTTTTACCTTGGGCGGTCATCCCGCGCAAATTGGTGTTTATCTATCACTTTTTTGCCTCGGTACCGTTCATTATTTTGGCGCTGGTGTGGCTGCTGCAAACCGTACAGCTCAACAACGCCAACCGCACTTGGGCCAAATATCTGCCGTGGAGTGTCTTTGGCGTCGCCCTGATCCTGTTTATCGCCTACTTCCCCGCCATCAGCGGCCTACCCGTCCCCCGTGGCTGGCTCGAATTCATCAGCCACGGACCGATTGCTTTGTATTTCTAA
- a CDS encoding glycosyltransferase family 2 protein, which yields MQQRLSVVIPCYNEEEVIAETLRRLAEFRAMVVDMDCEFIFVDDGSKDRTRALLLAAQAENPEMRVIGFARNFGHQTAVTAGIDAASGDAVVLIDADLQDPPEVISEMIALWRNGYHVVYGTRVDRPGESAFKLITARAFYRVLNQLSDVPIPLDTGDFRLMDRQVVEVLKAMPERDRFVRGMVSWVGFKQVALPYRRAERFAGESKYPLRKMVRFATDGILSFSTKPLQLSITIGLVASFLALIGIINTLIVRLTTTDWVAGWAEIMVAILFIGGVQLLCIGILGEYIGRIYNEIKRRPLYVVQDRIGFPPKE from the coding sequence ATGCAACAACGTTTATCTGTGGTTATTCCGTGTTACAACGAAGAAGAAGTCATTGCCGAAACGCTGCGGCGTTTGGCCGAGTTTCGCGCCATGGTTGTCGATATGGATTGCGAGTTTATTTTTGTCGATGACGGCAGTAAAGATCGAACTCGCGCCTTATTACTCGCCGCACAGGCCGAAAATCCAGAAATGCGGGTGATTGGTTTTGCGCGTAATTTTGGTCATCAAACTGCGGTTACTGCAGGTATTGATGCCGCTAGCGGTGATGCGGTGGTGTTAATCGACGCCGATTTGCAAGATCCACCGGAAGTCATTAGTGAAATGATCGCCTTATGGCGTAATGGTTATCATGTGGTGTATGGCACGCGGGTTGATCGTCCCGGCGAATCGGCGTTTAAGCTGATTACTGCCAGAGCATTTTATCGGGTGCTCAATCAACTCTCAGACGTGCCGATTCCGCTGGATACTGGCGATTTTCGTTTAATGGATAGGCAGGTGGTCGAGGTGCTCAAAGCCATGCCTGAGCGCGATCGCTTTGTGCGCGGCATGGTGAGCTGGGTGGGGTTTAAACAGGTGGCCTTGCCTTATCGCCGTGCCGAGCGTTTTGCTGGCGAGAGTAAATATCCACTGCGCAAAATGGTGCGTTTTGCTACCGACGGCATTTTGTCTTTTTCAACTAAGCCGCTGCAGCTATCGATCACGATTGGTTTAGTCGCTTCATTTTTGGCCTTGATCGGGATTATCAATACGCTGATCGTGCGTTTAACCACCACCGATTGGGTGGCCGGTTGGGCTGAGATTATGGTGGCGATTCTGTTTATCGGCGGGGTGCAATTGCTGTGCATTGGGATTTTGGGGGAGTATATCGGGCGGATATATAACGAAATAAAACGCCGTCCTTTATACGTGGTGCAAGATCGCATTGGTTTTCCACCGAAAGAATAA
- a CDS encoding GtrA family protein — protein sequence MHNTVKKFFIFAAVGVCGTAIQYLVLWLGVELLALKAAVASGIGYALGSVANYLLNYFLTFKQHGQPHREAISKFYTITGIGWCINTGLMAILVGHWLWGYWPAQLLATAVGLLWNFSGSHWWAFRQKQVGGID from the coding sequence ATGCACAACACGGTAAAAAAATTTTTCATCTTTGCCGCTGTGGGGGTTTGCGGTACGGCGATTCAATATTTGGTGCTGTGGTTGGGCGTTGAATTATTGGCGCTCAAAGCGGCCGTGGCATCGGGTATTGGTTACGCGCTGGGCTCGGTGGCGAATTATTTATTAAATTACTTTTTAACCTTTAAGCAGCACGGTCAGCCGCATCGAGAAGCCATCAGTAAGTTTTATACCATTACCGGTATCGGCTGGTGTATCAATACGGGCTTGATGGCGATCTTGGTTGGGCATTGGCTTTGGGGGTATTGGCCAGCGCAATTATTAGCCACGGCGGTAGGTTTGCTGTGGAATTTTAGTGGCAGCCATTGGTGGGCATTTCGGCAGAAGCAAGTAGGGGGTATTGATTAG
- a CDS encoding YidB family protein produces MGLLDSLAGQFLGGSNSEGTMGMLSTLLEQQGGVAGVVEKFQNGGLGEIAQSWVASGQNLPISSEQIEAVLGNETVAGIADKLGIDPATAAGQISSLLPQLIDSLTPNGQIEAGNTDVMGAAMNLIKGKLFG; encoded by the coding sequence ATGGGTTTACTCGATTCTTTAGCTGGTCAATTTCTCGGTGGCAGCAATAGCGAAGGCACAATGGGCATGCTCAGCACCTTACTTGAACAACAAGGCGGCGTTGCTGGCGTGGTGGAAAAATTTCAAAATGGCGGTTTAGGTGAAATCGCCCAATCATGGGTCGCCAGCGGTCAAAATCTACCGATCTCCAGCGAGCAAATTGAAGCGGTGCTCGGTAACGAAACCGTCGCTGGCATCGCCGACAAATTAGGTATTGACCCAGCCACTGCAGCAGGACAAATCTCGAGCCTATTGCCACAATTAATCGATAGCTTAACGCCAAATGGCCAAATCGAAGCTGGCAACACCGATGTCATGGGTGCGGCAATGAATTTAATCAAAGGTAAACTATTTGGTTGA
- a CDS encoding putative bifunctional diguanylate cyclase/phosphodiesterase: MSRCNVSTLNELGPSSLIVNDLAASLITLDLQGYITGWNKGAEQLFGYCADDVLGKHILMLYADESGDDSELIDAVMMSGHAQMEVLRRKKNGAVFWANIHLTLIRNDEHKPIRMIGYLTDITEQLAVEEKNKLYSHILEQAPDAIVITNLRFSCVGCNAAYHHITERKLEQTLGQLPSFMLAQQRESSFLQQMYDLLERIGHWEGELWDERASGERYPIHLAISGVRNKRGDLTHYFAIFSDLTEKKHAEAQLHRLAYFDPLTNLPNRTMLFTLLEQALSEARRNHHHGALLCFNIARFKALNDSFGHTAADQVLIEVGQRIRASLRDEDVVSRFAADEFYIGLFDIRHRDDAAMVAQRVLLRISQPFLLSEEELLLKAYIGISIYPDDGRDAEKLINQAAVALHRGKQAQQDLLFYSPEMNQRSMARLKLSSELHHALERNELKLFYQAQYNTQNTRIVGAEALIRWQHPSRGFISPAEFIPFAEETGLIVQIGEWVLSEAIGQLAQWDQAGIELNRLSINLSAQQFKINLTDLLLNKLKQHQIQAQRIELELTESMLMKNDEATLSLLLNLKAAGFSLALDDFGTGYSNLSYLQRFTLDYLKIDQSFIRGLPDNPGSAGIVNAICGIASSLNLRLIAEGVETADQLSFLQKTACDQIQGYLLSRPIPADEFAVLFTRNLEQFQPNQTR; this comes from the coding sequence GTGAGTCGCTGTAACGTGTCGACACTCAATGAACTTGGCCCCAGCAGCTTGATCGTTAATGATCTGGCGGCGTCTTTAATTACCCTCGATTTACAAGGCTATATTACCGGCTGGAATAAAGGCGCTGAACAACTGTTTGGCTACTGTGCCGACGATGTACTTGGCAAGCATATTTTGATGCTGTATGCCGATGAAAGTGGCGATGACAGTGAACTAATTGATGCGGTGATGATGAGCGGTCACGCGCAAATGGAAGTTTTGCGGCGCAAAAAAAATGGCGCGGTATTCTGGGCCAATATTCACCTCACCCTCATTCGCAATGACGAGCACAAACCAATCCGCATGATTGGTTACCTGACCGATATCACCGAACAATTAGCGGTCGAAGAAAAAAATAAGCTGTATAGCCACATTCTAGAGCAAGCCCCTGATGCGATTGTGATTACCAATTTACGCTTTAGCTGTGTTGGCTGTAATGCAGCGTATCACCACATTACTGAGCGAAAACTAGAGCAAACCCTAGGGCAACTCCCCAGCTTTATGCTGGCGCAACAAAGAGAATCGTCCTTCTTGCAGCAAATGTACGATTTACTTGAACGAATTGGCCATTGGGAAGGTGAACTCTGGGATGAACGCGCCTCGGGTGAGCGCTATCCAATTCATTTGGCCATCAGCGGAGTCAGAAACAAACGCGGCGATTTAACGCATTATTTTGCAATTTTTTCCGACCTGACTGAAAAAAAACACGCCGAAGCCCAATTGCATCGCTTGGCTTATTTTGACCCACTAACCAACCTCCCCAATCGCACCATGCTCTTTACCTTGCTTGAGCAAGCCTTGAGCGAGGCGCGCCGCAACCACCATCATGGGGCTTTATTATGCTTTAACATTGCCCGTTTTAAAGCGCTAAACGACTCTTTTGGCCATACCGCCGCCGACCAAGTCTTAATCGAAGTTGGCCAAAGAATACGTGCCAGCTTACGCGATGAAGACGTAGTTTCGCGCTTTGCGGCCGATGAGTTTTATATTGGCTTATTTGATATTCGCCACCGTGATGATGCCGCGATGGTGGCGCAAAGGGTTTTACTTCGAATTAGTCAGCCTTTTCTGCTCTCAGAAGAAGAACTACTGCTCAAAGCGTATATCGGCATCAGTATTTACCCCGACGATGGTCGCGATGCCGAAAAACTCATCAATCAAGCCGCAGTGGCCTTGCATCGTGGTAAGCAAGCGCAGCAAGATTTATTGTTTTATTCCCCCGAAATGAATCAACGCTCGATGGCGCGTTTAAAACTATCTAGCGAATTGCACCACGCCTTAGAGCGCAACGAATTAAAACTTTTTTACCAAGCGCAATACAACACGCAAAATACCCGGATTGTAGGCGCAGAAGCATTGATTCGCTGGCAACATCCAAGCCGTGGCTTTATATCGCCAGCTGAATTTATCCCTTTTGCCGAAGAAACTGGGCTGATCGTACAGATTGGCGAATGGGTGCTGTCCGAAGCCATTGGGCAATTAGCGCAATGGGATCAAGCCGGAATCGAGCTCAATCGTTTATCGATCAATTTATCGGCGCAACAATTTAAAATCAATTTAACTGATCTGTTATTAAACAAACTAAAACAGCATCAGATTCAAGCCCAACGTATCGAGCTAGAACTCACTGAATCCATGCTGATGAAAAACGACGAAGCGACACTCAGTCTCTTACTGAATCTAAAAGCCGCCGGGTTTTCTTTAGCGCTTGACGACTTTGGGACGGGTTATTCCAATTTATCGTATTTACAACGATTTACCCTCGACTACCTTAAAATCGATCAAAGCTTTATTCGTGGTCTGCCGGATAATCCTGGCAGCGCGGGGATTGTGAACGCCATTTGCGGCATTGCCAGTAGCTTGAATTTACGACTGATTGCTGAAGGGGTAGAAACCGCGGATCAATTAAGCTTTTTACAAAAAACGGCGTGTGATCAAATTCAAGGATATCTATTAAGCCGGCCCATTCCTGCCGATGAATTTGCCGTTTTATTTACACGCAATCTTGAACAATTTCAGCCCAATCAAACACGATAG
- a CDS encoding HDOD domain-containing protein translates to MIFFELVWDTQQNWIGLFAHHAQHDADALSEACHSYELLSLPCMLLDDTAAPLPSPLIALIRDEQGIALPQGGHLHFNVQHTASLSQLNPHDAVCGPWFTEASNPSSTSNPSRPVLLEVLSLIVSDAEIAQLETALAKAPQLMLNLLRLVNSVGMGNATPARSIRQAITLLGRRQLQRWLQLLIYAEQYGESGKPALLIAAALRGKRMAQWAEQGWLGNIQADEAFLCGMLSLLDRLFGEPLQQLLAPLPLDEHLRSALIAGDGILGAALVQLSALEAGDTEHALIAPLLAKQTKWINSEIQAIAWVHRLVRESL, encoded by the coding sequence ATGATTTTTTTTGAGCTAGTTTGGGACACGCAGCAAAATTGGATCGGACTCTTTGCCCATCACGCACAACACGATGCCGATGCGCTCAGCGAGGCCTGTCATAGCTACGAATTACTGAGCCTGCCATGTATGCTTCTCGATGATACTGCAGCACCACTCCCATCCCCATTGATAGCCTTAATACGCGACGAACAGGGTATTGCACTACCACAAGGCGGACATTTACATTTCAACGTGCAGCATACTGCAAGCTTAAGCCAACTTAACCCGCATGATGCCGTTTGCGGACCATGGTTTACCGAAGCATCGAATCCAAGCAGCACCAGCAATCCAAGCCGCCCTGTACTACTAGAAGTACTCAGTTTGATTGTTAGCGATGCAGAAATCGCTCAACTTGAAACCGCATTGGCCAAAGCCCCACAACTGATGCTGAATTTGCTACGCCTAGTTAACTCAGTCGGGATGGGGAACGCCACGCCCGCGCGCAGCATCCGCCAAGCCATTACCCTATTGGGTCGGCGCCAACTACAACGTTGGCTACAGCTGCTGATCTATGCCGAACAATATGGCGAAAGCGGCAAACCGGCATTACTGATTGCCGCAGCGCTGCGTGGTAAACGCATGGCGCAATGGGCCGAACAAGGCTGGCTTGGCAATATACAAGCCGATGAAGCTTTTTTATGCGGCATGCTATCCCTGCTGGATCGACTATTTGGTGAACCCTTGCAGCAATTATTGGCCCCGCTGCCACTGGATGAGCATTTACGTTCAGCGTTAATTGCGGGTGATGGTATTTTGGGTGCCGCCTTAGTCCAATTGAGCGCGCTTGAGGCCGGAGACACAGAGCATGCCTTGATTGCGCCCTTACTAGCCAAGCAAACAAAATGGATCAATAGCGAAATTCAAGCCATTGCTTGGGTGCATCGCTTAGTACGTGAGTCGCTGTAA
- a CDS encoding LOG family protein, with product MINEYNKPIGTIDDEEALDIVGSAVLKLWDAVDDLSRLRPAHTPDYHVTIFGSARIEDNTPAYEAVKQLASQLAAMGCHIVTGGGPGLMQAANEGASQGAPNKPEASVGIRIDLDFEQNVNDFVGRVFEHKTFFSRLHHFIMRSNAFIVTPGGIGTLLELSMVWQLIQVRKLYDTPIILVGEMWHELVDWAQHHMVDNNAGLASAVDMQIPIVVDSIEDAVQLIREHHARWQKIDGEFKQIRTSPPR from the coding sequence ATGATTAATGAATATAACAAACCCATCGGCACGATTGACGATGAAGAGGCGCTGGATATTGTGGGTTCAGCGGTTTTAAAACTTTGGGATGCGGTGGATGATTTATCGCGCCTGCGGCCAGCGCATACGCCGGATTATCATGTGACGATTTTTGGTTCGGCACGTATTGAAGATAATACGCCAGCGTATGAAGCGGTGAAGCAATTGGCTTCGCAATTGGCGGCGATGGGCTGCCATATTGTAACCGGCGGTGGACCGGGCTTAATGCAAGCGGCCAATGAAGGCGCCAGTCAAGGTGCCCCCAATAAGCCTGAGGCTTCGGTGGGGATTCGGATTGATTTGGATTTTGAGCAGAATGTGAACGATTTTGTTGGGCGTGTATTTGAACATAAAACGTTTTTCTCGCGCTTACATCATTTTATTATGCGCTCGAATGCGTTTATTGTGACGCCCGGTGGCATTGGTACTTTGCTTGAATTGTCGATGGTCTGGCAATTGATTCAGGTACGTAAGCTCTACGATACGCCGATTATTTTAGTTGGCGAAATGTGGCACGAGCTGGTGGATTGGGCACAACACCATATGGTCGACAATAACGCCGGTTTAGCCAGCGCCGTTGATATGCAAATTCCGATCGTGGTTGATTCGATCGAAGACGCAGTGCAGTTGATTCGTGAGCATCATGCGCGATGGCAAAAAATCGATGGTGAGTTCAAGCAAATTCGAACTTCACCACCGCGTTAA